In the Vitis vinifera cultivar Pinot Noir 40024 chromosome 2, ASM3070453v1 genome, one interval contains:
- the LOC132254933 gene encoding ankyrin repeat-containing protein BDA1-like — protein MDAELFKAARDGNIEALLKLLERDPLLLEGVATANNPLHVAAMLGHLDFAKELLKHKSDVGEYAKELNQHGYSPMHLAAANGHLQVVEMLLGISRELCCVKGRDGVTPLHCASIKGRRQIISLLLSA, from the coding sequence ATGGATGCAGAGTTGTTCAAGGCTGCAAGAGATGGGAATATTGAGGCTCTGCTCAAGCTCCTGGAAAGGGATCCTCTTCTCCTGGAGGGCGTTGCCACCGCTAATAATCCTCTGCACGTAGCGGCCATGCTAGGACACCTTGATTTTGCAAAGGAACTCCTCAAGCACAAATCCGATGTGGGGGAGTATGCAAAAGAGCTGAACCAACATGGATATAGCCCCATGCACTTGGCTGCTGCAAATGGTCATCTTCAGGTTGTGGAGATGCTTTTAGGAATCAGTCGTGAGCTCTGCTGTGTCAAGGGAAGAGATGGGGTGACTCCTCTTCACTGTGCTTCCATCAAAGGTAGACGTCAAATTATTAGCCTTCTTCTCTCTGCTTGA
- the LOC100252729 gene encoding ankyrin repeat-containing protein NPR4 translates to MDPLLFKAAKDGGIEALLKLLGSDPLILERVATTTADTPLHVAAMLGHLDFAKEVLKHKTNVVEYVKELNQHGYSPIHLAAANGHVNVVERLLGISHELCYLRGKGGLTPLHYASIKGRADTISLLLSSSPLCVVEETERGETALHIAVRNNQLEALRVLVEGLKRSNNLVIINWKDREGNTILHLAAARKNHQVIELLLNCNNRSPGVLEVNATNKIGLTALEIFLLCPCESGGCSETERLLRSTAGAARDWASNPISTPVQTTHNQVPKHSDFPVCIDNNIAVSNLGSHTHNSICSQPNPPTPTNNGVPSNSSRPQITSEPYLVFPSDHGTPSEVRNAMLVVAILIATATYQAVLSPPGGLQLLDPKSGHGVVAEDRFLRLFFVFLNSAVFHISLYMIVKLIGKSHMQLELFAAIVAMFFTYETGLFIIALRSGIGIQFVIPTICMPSLLQGLSTIIKMTRVVWKELRSGSQPTNMV, encoded by the exons ATGGATCCATTGTTGTTCAAAGCTGCAAAAGATGGGGGCATTGAGGCTTTACTCAAGCTTCTGGGAAGTGATCCTCTAATCCTGGAGCGTGTGGCAACCACAACTGCTGATACTCCTCTGCATGTTGCGGCCATGCTTGGACATCTTGATTTTGCAAAGGAGGTCCTCAAGCACAAAACCAACGTGGTGGAATATGTGAAAGAATTGAACCAGCATGGATATAGCCCCATTCACTTAGCTGCTGCAAATGGGCATGTCAATGTTGTGGAGAGGCTCCTAGGAATTAGCCATGAGCTTTGCTATCTCAGGGGAAAAGGAGGTTTAACCCCACTTCATTATGCTTCCATTAAAGGAAGAGCTGATACTATTAGTCTGCTTCTCTCCAGTTCTCCACTTTGTGTTGTGGAGGAGACAGAGAGGGGAGAAACTGCCCTGCATATTGCAGTGAGAAACAACCAGCTTGAAGCTCTTAGAGTACTGGTGGAAGGGCTGAAGAGGAGTAACAATTTGGTGATTATAAACTGGAAGGACAGGGAAGGGAACACCATTCTCCACTTGGCTGCAGCCAGAAAAAATCATCAG GTTATTGAATTGTTGCTGAACTGCAATAATAGAAGTCCAGGAGTGCTGGAAGTGAACGCCACAAACAAGATTGGCCTAACAGCATTGGAAATTTTCCTACTTTGCCCATGTGAATCAGGTGGCTGTTCAGAAACTGAAAGGCTACTGAGGAGTACTGCTGGAGCAGCAAGAGATTGGGCCTCAAACCCCATCAGTACTCCTGTTCAAACTACTCATAATCAAGTTCCCAAACATTCAGACTTCCCAGTTTGCATTGATAATAACATCGCTGTCTCCAACTTGGGAAGCCACACTCATAATAGCATTTGCAGTCAGCCAAATCCCCCAACTCCCACAAACAATGGGGTGCCCTCCAACTCCTCAAGACCACAAATTACATCTGAGCCTTACCTTGTGTTTCCCTCGGATCATGGTACACCGAGTGAAGTTCGGAATGCAATGCTAGTGGTGGCCATATTGATAGCAACAGCTACTTACCAGGCAGTGCTAAGCCCTCCCGGTGGGCTTCAGCTGCTGGATCCTAAATCTGGTCATGGTGTAGTTGCAGAAGACAGATTCTTGCGGCTATTTTTCGTGTTTTTGAACAGTGCAGTGTTCCACATATCCTTGTATATGATTGTGAAACTCATCGGAAAGTCCCATATGCAACTGGAGCTTTTTGCAGCCATAGTAGCCATGTTCTTCACCTATGAAACTGGGTTGTTTATAATTGCACTCAGAAGTGGTATAGGGATACAATTCGTCATCCCCACCATATGTATGCCTTCTCTTCTACAAGGTCTGTCCACAATTATAAAAATGACCAGGGTGGTTTGGAAAGAGCTCAGGAGCGGCTCCCAACCCACAAACATGGTGTGA
- the LOC100852638 gene encoding ankyrin repeat-containing protein BDA1 — MDPIMFKAARDGNVADLLNLLEGDPLILERLVTASADTPLHVAAMFGHLDFVKEVIKHKSNVVEYVKELNQQGYSPIHLAAAHGHVDVVRMLIEISSELCCLKGRDGMTPLHCASVKGRAETMSLLISASPLCVIEVTERGETALHVAARNNQLDALRVLVEWLRRTKALVVINSKDGDGNTVLHLAAARKNHQAIELLLRCSDGAPEVLEVNAINKRGLTAFDLLMLCPCESGMVHAEAERLFRGIGAARDGVLDDINSTPRPYHNHNPVSYQQNTLAGHTNIVAAPSTSSRQATMLGDDWVTWRNYFKFQFDRETPSNVREALLVVAVLIASATYQTGQSIPTWVQQEGSDKFEMIRASHNLVLFLFYSLSNTVGFLVSLDMILVLTSKFPMCWELVVAVHAMAINYSISIVGIAPSGGMKIASAVLCITLLLAIRLTSRCIRTRSRRRIHRSAERLV, encoded by the coding sequence ATGGATCCAATAATGTTCAAGGCTGCAAGAGATGGAAATGTTGCAGATTTGCTCAATCTCCTGGAAGGCGATCCTCTTATCTTGGAACGCCTCGTGACTGCATCTGCAGATACTCCTCTCCATGTAGCTGCCATGTTCGGACACCTGGATTTTGTGAAGGAAGTCATCAAACACAAGTCCAATGTGGTGGAATACGTGAAGGAACTGAACCAACAGGGATATAGTCCTATTCACTTGGCTGCTGCGCATGGGCATGTTGATGTGGTGAGGATGTTGATAGAAATTAGCTCTGAGCTTTGTTGTCTCAAGGGGAGAGATGGAATGACTCCTCTCCACTGTGCTTCTGTAAAAGGAAGGGCTGAAACTATGAGCCTGCTTATCTCCGCTTCCCCACTCTGTGTTATAGAGGTGACAGAGAGGGGTGAAACTGCCTTGCACGTTGCTGCCAGGAACAACCAGCTTGACGCTCTTAGAGTACTAGTGGAATGGCTCCGGAGGACCAAAGCTTTGGTGGTCATAAACTCTAAGGATGGTGATGGGAACACTGTTCTCCATCTGGCTGCAGCCAGAAAAAATCATCAGGCTATTGAATTGTTGCTGAGGTGCAGTGATGGTGCTCCTGAGGTTCTGGAAGTTAACGCCATAAATAAGAGAGGCCTGACTGCATTCGATCTTTTGATGCTTTGTCCGTGTGAATCAGGTATGGTCCATGCAGAAGCTGAAAGGCTTTTCAGGGGCATTGGAGCAGCAAGAGATGGAGTGTTGGATGACATTAATAGTACTCCTCGCCCATACCACAACCATAATCCGGTTTCCTATCAACAAAACACCCTAGCAGGGCACACTAACATTGTGGCAGCTCCCTCAACCTCCTCTAGACAAGCTACCATGCTCGGGGATGATTGGGTCACCTGGAGGAACTACTTCAAGTTTCAGTTTGACCGGGAGACCCCAAGCAACGTGCGGGAGGCATTGCTAGTAGTGGCTGTGCTAATAGCATCAGCAACCTATCAGACAGGGCAAAGCATTCCTACTTGGGTCCAACAAGAGGGTTCtgataaatttgaaatgatTCGGGCATCCCACAATCTAGTCTTGTTCTTATTCTACTCTCTTTCCAACACCGTAGGGTTCTTGGTATCCTTGGATATGATTTTGGTACTCACCAGCAAGTTCCCAATGTGTTGGGAGCTGGTTGTGGCTGTACATGCAATGGCTATCAACTACAGCATCTCAATTGTTGGAATTGCCCCCTCAGGAGGCATGAAGATTGCCTCTGCTGTGCTGTGCATCACATTGCTATTGGCAATAAGATTGACATCCAGATGCATAAGAACACGGTCTAGGCGGCGGATACATAGATCTGCTGAGAGACTGGTATGA
- the LOC132254932 gene encoding ankyrin repeat-containing protein BDA1-like, whose product MDPMMFKAARDGNVADLFNLLEADPLILERLVTASADTPLHVAAMLGHLDFVKEVIKHKSNVVKYVKELNQQGYSPMHLAAAHGHVDVVRRLIEISSELCCLKGRDGMTPLHCASVKGRAETMNLLLSASPLCVLEVTERGETALHIAAKNNQLDALRVLVEWLWRSKTLVVINSKDGDGNTVLHLAAARKNHQAIELLLSCNDGVPEVLEVNAINKKGLTALDLLMLCPCESGIVHAEAEKLFRGVGAARDGVWDGVSPRLHRNHNQVSYQKNSLAGHTNIVAPSISSGQDTMLADEYWVTWRNYFKFQFDRDTPSNVREAFLVVTVLIVAVTYQAGQSIPTWGQHEASDKFEMIWASRNRILVCFYALSNTVGFFVSLDMILVLTSEFPMCWGVVVAIHAMAINYIISVVGSAPPGGPRIASAVLCITILSAIRLTSRCIRTRSRRRIH is encoded by the coding sequence ATGGATCCAATGATGTTCAAGGCTGCAAGAGATGGAAATGTTGCAGATTTGTTCAATCTCCTGGAAGCTGATCCTCTTATCTTGGAACGCCTTGTGACTGCATCTGCAGATACTCCTCTCCACGTAGCTGCCATGCTGGGACACCTGGATTTTGTAAAGGAAGTCATCAAGCACAAGTCCAATGTGGTGAAATACGTGAAGGAACTGAATCAACAGGGATATAGTCCCATGCACTTGGCTGCTGCACATGGGCATGTTGATGTAGTGAGGAGGTTGATAGAAATTAGCTCTGAGCTTTGTTGTCTCAAGGGGAGAGATGGAATGACTCCTCTTCACTGTGCTTCTGTAAAAGGAAGGGCTGAAACGATGAACCTGCTTCTCTCCGCTTCCCCACTCTGTGTTCTAGAGGTGACAGAGAGGGGTGAAACTGCCTTGCACATTGCTGCCAAGAACAACCAGCTTGACGCTCTTAGAGTACTGGTGGAATGGCTCTGGAGGAGCAAAACTTTGGTGGTCATCAACTCCAAGGATGGTGATGGGAACACTGTTCTCCACCTGGCTGCAGCCAGGAAAAATCATCAGGCTATTGAATTGTTGCTGAGCTGCAATGATGGAGTTCCTGAAGTTCTGGAAGTTAACGCCATAAACAAGAAAGGACTGACTGCGCTGGATCTTTTGATGCTTTGTCCATGTGAATCAGGAATAGTCCACGCAGAAGCTGAAAAGCTTTTCAGGGGCGTTGGAGCAGCAAGAGATGGAGTATGGGATGGTGTTAGCCCTCGGCTACACCGCAACCATAATCAGGTTTCCTATCAGAAAAACTCTCTAGCAGGTCACACTAACATTGTAGCTCCCTCAATCTCCTCTGGACAAGATACCATGCTTGCGGATGAATATTGGGTCACCTGGAGGAACTACTTCAAGTTTCAGTTTGACAGGGACACACCAAGCAACGTGCGGGAGGCATTCCTAGTAGTGACTGTGCTAATAGTAGCTGTAACATATCAGGCAGGGCAAAGCATTCCTACTTGGGGTCAGCACGAGGCTTCtgataaatttgaaatgatttgGGCATCCCGCAATCGGATCTTGGTCTGCTTCTACGCTCTTTCTAACACCGTAGGGTTCTTTGTATCCTTAGATATGATTTTGGTACTCACCAGCGAGTTCCCAATGTGTTGGGGGGTGGTTGTGGCTATACATGCAATGGCTATCAACTACATCATCTCAGTTGTTGGAAGTGCCCCCCCAGGAGGGCCGAGGATTGCCTCTGCTGTGCTCTGCATCACAATTCTATCGGCAATAAGATTGACATCCAGATGCATAAGAACACGGTCTAGGCGGCGGATACATTGA
- the LOC132254851 gene encoding uncharacterized protein LOC132254851 yields the protein MRLLGRLGAARAQDSNPIAQAAREGIKDLERYFEFRLDRDNPSDVRNALLVVAVLMATATYQAGLEPPGKALLATNPYALAGVMLANSAGFLASMNMIVVLTHNFPFKFELFVAGLAMGVTNGSAMITLAPQGPIRHTFIALSIIMPLAIYICRLVKARIKQHRLSSGAYRRHASA from the coding sequence ATGAGGCTCCTGGGGCGCCTTGGAGCAGCAAGAGCACAGGACTCGAATCCCATAGCTCAAGCGGCTAGAGAAGGGATAAAAGACCTGGAGAGGTACTTTGAATTTCGGTTGGACAGGGATAATCCGAGCGACGTCCGAAATGCATTGCTGGTTGTGGCTGTACTAATGGCCACAGCAACCTACCAGGCAGGGCTAGAGCCTCCTGGTAAAGCCCTTCTAGCAACCAATCCCTACGCTTTAGCGGGGGTCATGCTTGCCAATAGTGCAGGGTTCTTGGCGTCCATGAATATGATTGTCGTACTCACTCATAATTTCCCCTTCAAATTTGAGTTGTTTGTTGCTGGATTGGCAATGGGGGTTACCAATGGCAGTGCAATGATCACACTTGCCCCACAAGGGCCCATAAGACACACCTTCATTGCGCTCTCCATCATAATGCCTTTAGCAATATACATCTGCAGACTCGTCAAAGCAAGAATTAAGCAGCATAGACTGAGTTCAGGTGCCTATAGGCGTCATGCGAGTGCATAA